One part of the Candidatus Mancarchaeum acidiphilum genome encodes these proteins:
- a CDS encoding DUF4932 domain-containing protein: MKITIDPRIELLMSIELQNDLTNPGFAGLTKVETTYKKQFIDYFSSYKNSESTKHYLKICNGSCSMDFSAATIFHLSNPPDLKVVRPFDRYGRQYQSFIKILRDFAVETDFMAFFVKYKGMFQKVTESARKELKSKDIVLPIESYYGMGLNSYNIILSPLFREGGNGFRINSIKNWYDGYAIVGPTKVKNGLPYFDSRLVGTLWHEFGHHFVEPITEQHTAALRRKFSKVKLSLWGYPIWQNVINEYIIRAISNRIEFRVKGEENTVLKWIREEEKGGFVHMRELYDYLKIYEDNRDIYPTLIEFYPEIIKELERLLLNK; the protein is encoded by the coding sequence ATGAAAATTACAATAGATCCGCGAATAGAACTGCTGATGTCTATAGAGCTTCAAAATGATCTTACCAATCCAGGCTTCGCAGGTTTAACGAAAGTTGAAACCACTTACAAAAAGCAGTTCATCGATTATTTTTCTTCTTATAAAAATTCTGAATCAACAAAACATTATTTGAAAATATGCAACGGCAGTTGTTCTATGGATTTTTCTGCTGCAACAATCTTTCATCTTTCCAATCCTCCAGATTTAAAGGTAGTGCGACCTTTTGACAGATATGGAAGGCAATACCAGTCATTTATAAAAATACTTAGGGATTTTGCAGTTGAAACCGATTTTATGGCCTTTTTTGTAAAATATAAGGGAATGTTTCAGAAGGTAACAGAATCTGCAAGAAAAGAACTAAAAAGTAAAGACATAGTTCTGCCTATAGAAAGTTATTATGGAATGGGTCTAAATAGCTACAACATTATTCTTTCCCCATTATTTAGAGAAGGAGGAAATGGATTTAGGATCAATTCCATAAAAAATTGGTATGATGGGTATGCAATTGTCGGACCTACCAAAGTAAAGAATGGTTTGCCATATTTTGACTCACGGCTTGTCGGTACGTTATGGCACGAATTTGGGCACCATTTTGTTGAGCCTATAACAGAACAGCATACTGCTGCGCTTAGGCGGAAATTTTCAAAGGTCAAACTTTCATTATGGGGCTACCCTATTTGGCAGAACGTAATAAATGAATATATAATACGAGCTATATCTAACAGAATTGAATTTCGCGTGAAAGGAGAAGAGAATACTGTGCTAAAATGGATAAGAGAAGAAGAAAAGGGTGGTTTCGTCCATATGAGGGAGTTATATGACTATCTAAAGATATATGAAGATAATAGAGACATTTATCCCACATTGATAGAATTTTATCCGGAAATCATCAAAGAATTGGAACGCTTACTACTTAACAAATAG
- a CDS encoding CBS domain-containing protein, whose amino-acid sequence MLTIPELKEITYEIRTARQKHKIKSSELARASKISPSAMSKLENDRLKPSYNMVYGVLDALNKLIVAKGTPKSVSLKMIRNVISVSPVDTISRAREIMKKNDISQLPIVDRDGRITGLVTEKSILDNPDAVTCDEAIEFSYAIVGPDEDLEKARQVVRNVQAILVVKDGRLFGILTKSDFL is encoded by the coding sequence ATGCTAACTATACCTGAATTGAAAGAGATTACTTACGAGATACGCACCGCAAGGCAGAAGCATAAGATAAAATCTTCCGAACTTGCCAGAGCCAGCAAGATAAGCCCTTCAGCTATGTCGAAGCTTGAGAATGATAGGCTGAAACCTAGCTATAATATGGTTTATGGTGTGTTGGATGCGCTCAATAAGCTTATAGTAGCAAAAGGCACGCCAAAATCGGTAAGCTTAAAAATGATAAGAAACGTGATAAGTGTGTCTCCGGTAGATACGATATCAAGGGCAAGGGAGATAATGAAGAAAAATGACATATCGCAGCTTCCAATAGTTGACAGGGACGGCAGGATAACGGGCTTGGTTACGGAAAAGAGCATACTGGATAACCCTGATGCAGTTACATGCGATGAAGCGATTGAATTCTCCTATGCAATTGTCGGGCCTGATGAGGATCTTGAAAAGGCACGCCAAGTTGTCAGGAATGTACAAGCAATACTGGTTGTAAAAGATGGCAGGCTTTTTGGCATCCTTACAAAATCTGATTTCCTTTAA
- a CDS encoding oligosaccharide flippase family protein codes for MISAIAEDSTLESYEDEEGIGVATAKNSMLYISSKVLSSLVIIIILIFLARILKPEYYGFYTIVIAFSTLLGAGGNFGVGTTFRKKLAEIGVSLKEKSNIISSGITISFLIGFILMVIGIVFSRYIAYSIYHEPLLYIPFIASSIIVLLTVIYGVTSAVLFGINKVKHASYINIAYSISQAAAVLILVLLGYGIIGALIGIAISLVIGSIISIYYIVKFVHYRFSFQPRSRLRGLFNFSTPILVSNLVYLGLTSFAITFLAIFVSPSIVGSYGVAFRFGRIIEVITASLSFVLLPAFSSVISNKERRESISRVFNGSIYYSFLFLAPLTAYLISVSKPLMYLLFSSSYHDSYIFFSFIVLGLFINIIGVLSGQLMVGYGKTKSFMKYQLLTLVIELSMLLVLTPIFKVYGVLLSLFVIGPVLFSFIYVIALRNEFKMNVKLSKLLLISISAVILFAIGYAITAFLHYSYISILANLVLALVIFIPIAVFLKGVDSENVQFIERIGKRYKKIKFATDAVARYARFFLGN; via the coding sequence GTGATTTCGGCGATTGCTGAAGACTCGACTTTAGAGAGCTATGAAGATGAAGAAGGCATAGGTGTAGCTACTGCTAAGAACAGTATGCTTTACATATCGAGCAAAGTGCTGAGCTCACTGGTAATAATAATAATACTGATATTCTTGGCAAGGATACTCAAGCCTGAATATTATGGATTTTACACTATTGTAATAGCATTCTCCACTTTATTGGGTGCTGGGGGCAACTTCGGAGTGGGCACAACCTTTAGGAAGAAGCTGGCGGAGATAGGAGTATCGCTGAAGGAGAAATCAAACATAATCAGCTCTGGAATAACAATCTCTTTTCTTATAGGGTTCATATTGATGGTTATAGGCATAGTCTTCAGCAGGTATATCGCTTACTCTATTTACCATGAGCCTTTGCTTTACATTCCGTTCATAGCTAGCTCCATCATAGTATTATTGACTGTGATTTACGGAGTTACATCGGCAGTATTATTTGGGATAAACAAGGTGAAGCACGCATCTTACATAAATATCGCGTATTCTATATCACAAGCTGCAGCTGTACTTATACTTGTACTTCTTGGATACGGGATAATAGGTGCATTGATTGGGATAGCAATCAGCCTTGTGATAGGCTCGATCATATCAATATACTACATCGTAAAGTTCGTGCATTACAGATTCTCTTTCCAGCCAAGGTCAAGACTTAGAGGTTTGTTCAATTTCTCAACACCTATATTGGTATCGAATTTGGTTTACCTTGGGTTGACAAGCTTTGCGATAACTTTCCTTGCAATCTTTGTATCTCCGTCAATAGTGGGAAGCTATGGAGTTGCATTCAGGTTCGGAAGGATAATAGAGGTGATAACCGCATCCCTGTCATTTGTCCTCTTGCCCGCATTTTCAAGCGTGATATCCAACAAGGAAAGAAGGGAGAGCATAAGCCGGGTATTCAACGGAAGCATATATTACTCCTTCCTGTTCCTTGCCCCTTTGACCGCTTACCTTATATCTGTGTCAAAGCCTTTGATGTACCTTCTTTTCTCAAGCTCGTACCATGATTCCTATATATTCTTCTCATTCATAGTGCTCGGGCTGTTCATAAACATCATAGGCGTGCTTTCGGGGCAGCTTATGGTAGGATATGGAAAGACGAAATCCTTCATGAAGTACCAGCTTTTGACTTTGGTTATAGAATTGTCGATGCTTCTTGTGCTCACCCCGATATTCAAGGTATATGGGGTGTTGCTTTCCCTTTTCGTAATAGGCCCAGTACTGTTCTCTTTTATATACGTGATTGCACTCCGCAATGAATTCAAGATGAACGTGAAGTTGAGCAAGCTGCTTTTGATTTCGATATCCGCGGTGATCCTTTTTGCAATAGGGTACGCGATAACAGCATTCCTCCATTATTCTTACATCTCTATATTGGCAAACCTTGTATTGGCATTGGTTATATTCATACCTATAGCGGTTTTCCTCAAAGGTGTCGATTCCGAGAATGTGCAATTTATAGAGAGGATAGGGAAAAGGTATAAAAAGATAAAATTCGCAACAGATGCAGTTGCAAGGTACGCAAGGTTTTTCCTAGGCAATTAG
- a CDS encoding uracil-DNA glycosylase encodes MKIDKTLESLASQVNSMKKFGDAVVFERVSDLFMEKGEKLSLLIIGEAPGYEEVRIGKPFVGRSGKLLDKWLQVLQVKDYVITNVVKSHPVDAKTQYNRKPTEEEIAYWRPILEKEIKALKPKAILCLGDVAYKTLTNSGRTITSTIKEGIRFEYNGIPVIIYFHPSYLLRNKDYDWKPDMVKIKEVLDSLKSQSKL; translated from the coding sequence ATGAAGATTGACAAAACTTTGGAATCGTTGGCTTCCCAGGTTAACAGCATGAAAAAATTTGGGGATGCGGTAGTATTTGAAAGGGTCAGCGATTTGTTTATGGAAAAAGGCGAAAAACTTAGTCTTCTTATTATAGGCGAGGCTCCAGGATATGAGGAGGTAAGGATAGGAAAGCCTTTTGTAGGGAGGAGCGGAAAGCTGCTCGACAAATGGCTGCAGGTCCTTCAAGTAAAGGATTACGTTATAACCAATGTCGTTAAGAGCCATCCCGTAGATGCAAAGACGCAGTATAACCGAAAGCCCACCGAAGAGGAAATTGCTTATTGGAGGCCCATACTTGAAAAAGAGATAAAGGCCTTAAAGCCAAAAGCTATACTGTGCCTTGGAGATGTTGCTTACAAGACGCTGACAAATTCTGGAAGGACTATAACATCCACAATCAAAGAGGGCATTAGATTTGAATACAATGGCATACCTGTAATAATATACTTCCATCCTTCTTATCTTTTAAGGAACAAGGACTACGATTGGAAGCCCGACATGGTGAAGATTAAGGAGGTTTTGGATTCCTTGAAAAGCCAGTCAAAACTTTGA
- a CDS encoding hydroxymethylglutaryl-CoA reductase, with the protein MRDSYKYQELFKKLDNGDVKLYNIEADLGVDSNEATLIRASYLESKFHASLDHIKNPNVDFSKAINSNIENSVGAITLPLGYAGAIKVSGLYASGEYPILIATTEGKLVAGLSRGISTISKSGGVSTRVLSDGMARDVMVSTESVNDAFEIYQFVNSREGIDFLKSKFKEKTAHGDLLSVKCYQIGKILHIRFKAFTGAAMGMNMVTIAAEYSSEQLLSMFEGKGIKAKILSESGNMCTDKKPSAIDFIEGRGVSVTAEAVIKKELLEKARSSARDVERLNRLKSLEGSAMAGSSGFNAQVANILAGMYAAYGQDIAQIVEGSQSIVEAEESNGDLYISILLPSLEVGTYGGGTRLDAQKEALKLLGLYGEGDLTGSSRLAFAEIVASVALAGELNLLIIESSHELSKSHGELNRK; encoded by the coding sequence ATGCGGGATTCATATAAATACCAAGAGCTATTCAAAAAGCTTGACAATGGAGATGTAAAGCTATACAACATAGAAGCGGATCTTGGTGTTGACTCAAACGAGGCAACCTTGATAAGGGCATCTTATCTAGAGAGTAAATTTCATGCAAGCTTGGATCATATAAAGAATCCAAATGTGGACTTCTCCAAGGCTATAAATTCAAACATAGAAAACAGCGTAGGTGCAATAACCTTGCCATTGGGGTATGCGGGTGCGATTAAGGTATCAGGATTATACGCATCTGGGGAATATCCAATACTGATAGCCACTACCGAAGGCAAGCTTGTAGCGGGATTGTCAAGAGGCATAAGCACAATAAGCAAATCTGGGGGTGTTTCAACGAGAGTGCTTTCGGACGGGATGGCAAGGGATGTTATGGTATCAACGGAAAGTGTAAATGATGCCTTTGAGATATACCAATTTGTGAACAGCAGAGAGGGAATTGATTTCTTAAAATCAAAATTCAAGGAGAAGACTGCCCATGGGGATCTGCTGTCAGTAAAATGCTACCAGATTGGAAAAATACTACACATAAGGTTCAAGGCTTTTACAGGAGCTGCCATGGGGATGAACATGGTAACGATAGCGGCAGAATATTCATCAGAGCAGCTGCTTTCGATGTTTGAAGGAAAGGGAATAAAAGCAAAAATTTTAAGCGAATCGGGGAACATGTGCACGGACAAGAAGCCCTCAGCAATAGATTTTATAGAAGGAAGGGGAGTATCGGTGACTGCAGAAGCCGTAATAAAAAAGGAGCTGCTTGAGAAGGCAAGGTCAAGTGCCCGCGATGTTGAAAGGCTGAACAGGCTTAAAAGCTTGGAAGGATCAGCCATGGCAGGGTCAAGCGGATTCAACGCCCAAGTTGCAAACATACTTGCAGGGATGTATGCGGCATATGGCCAGGATATAGCCCAGATAGTGGAGGGGTCACAGTCAATTGTTGAAGCCGAAGAGTCCAACGGCGACCTATACATATCAATATTGCTGCCATCTTTGGAAGTTGGTACTTACGGAGGAGGTACAAGGCTGGATGCACAGAAAGAAGCCCTTAAACTACTTGGCTTATATGGAGAAGGTGACTTGACAGGTTCCAGCAGGCTTGCTTTTGCTGAAATTGTAGCATCCGTTGCCCTTGCCGGAGAACTTAATCTCCTTATTATAGAGTCGTCGCATGAATTGTCAAAGAGCCATGGAGAGCTGAATAGAAAATAA
- the pyk gene encoding pyruvate kinase produces the protein MKTKILATFGPAIEEKSKLAKIIKYTDIIRINFSHTNEEQAEQYIAHIKAAEKLAGKEISLLADLPGPKIRLGKIKDPIIVKKGDLLKLFYEGNKLEKGVIPVSYRYISDDCRNGMHLSIGDGYLKMKVEGIKDGIVFAKAINDGIISSRKGLNLIGADITEQTPTEEDIKFAKFAKDKFDFIALSFVKSDEDIKRLREKVGNDIFVISKIERRHALDNIKAIAEESDGIMVARGDLAFDIPVESIPIAQKKIIKASREAGKPVIVATQMLMSMVNNPMPTRAEVNDVANSVFEDADCVMLSDETAVGSYPIESIETMSRVIHNAEKEAQQSYPRSVDGIYSYIAHAAKDLSEKHDIKCIFVPTESGASAIRLSQFRPSSDIIALSENPNVRSKLALFKGVRAMDIKNYSSTDEMLENIKELALKLKIYEYLVVYGSPRKKGSTDSLKYVSLLP, from the coding sequence ATGAAGACTAAAATATTGGCGACTTTTGGGCCTGCAATAGAAGAGAAATCTAAATTAGCAAAAATAATAAAATACACGGACATAATAAGGATAAATTTCTCGCATACAAATGAAGAACAGGCAGAGCAATACATAGCCCATATAAAAGCAGCTGAAAAGCTTGCAGGCAAAGAGATATCATTGCTTGCTGACCTTCCGGGGCCAAAGATAAGGCTTGGGAAAATAAAAGATCCTATAATAGTTAAGAAGGGAGATTTGCTAAAACTGTTTTATGAAGGGAACAAGCTTGAGAAAGGAGTCATACCTGTATCCTACAGGTACATAAGCGATGACTGCAGGAATGGGATGCACCTCTCCATAGGCGATGGCTACCTGAAGATGAAAGTCGAAGGAATAAAAGATGGTATCGTGTTTGCCAAAGCCATAAACGATGGCATCATAAGCAGCAGGAAAGGGCTGAATCTAATAGGAGCCGACATAACGGAGCAGACACCTACCGAAGAGGATATAAAATTCGCAAAGTTTGCGAAGGACAAATTCGATTTCATCGCGCTTTCATTTGTAAAGTCCGACGAGGACATCAAGCGCCTTAGGGAAAAGGTAGGGAATGATATATTCGTAATATCAAAGATAGAGAGGAGGCACGCCCTTGACAACATAAAGGCAATTGCGGAGGAATCTGATGGGATCATGGTGGCAAGAGGGGATCTTGCCTTCGACATCCCTGTTGAATCAATACCAATAGCGCAGAAGAAGATAATAAAAGCGTCAAGGGAAGCGGGCAAGCCTGTCATTGTTGCGACACAGATGCTCATGAGCATGGTAAACAATCCGATGCCCACAAGGGCGGAGGTCAATGACGTTGCTAATTCGGTATTCGAGGATGCAGACTGCGTGATGCTGAGCGATGAAACCGCCGTAGGAAGCTATCCAATAGAGAGCATCGAAACTATGAGCAGGGTGATACACAATGCGGAAAAGGAAGCGCAGCAGAGCTATCCAAGGAGCGTCGATGGGATATACAGCTATATAGCGCATGCGGCAAAAGACCTTTCGGAGAAGCATGACATAAAGTGCATCTTTGTGCCTACGGAATCCGGAGCGAGCGCGATAAGGCTTTCGCAGTTCAGGCCAAGCAGCGATATAATCGCATTGTCAGAAAATCCAAATGTAAGAAGCAAACTGGCATTGTTCAAGGGCGTAAGGGCTATGGACATAAAAAATTACAGCAGCACGGACGAGATGCTTGAAAACATAAAGGAGCTTGCATTGAAGCTTAAAATATACGAGTATTTGGTAGTGTACGGAAGCCCGAGGAAGAAGGGAAGCACGGATTCCCTGAAATATGTCTCGTTGCTTCCATGA